The Desmonostoc muscorum LEGE 12446 genome includes a region encoding these proteins:
- a CDS encoding HD domain-containing protein has translation MSTENLTRILFSNWQRTLQPFGVDEVAADKAFSHLVAAYSTSDRYYHTLKHIHHVLSTIEILHGYTNNLPAVLLGGWFHDVVYDTKAQDNEEKSADYAFELLSHLGIPESTVATVSRLILNTKNHQAAADDCDSQVLIDADLAILATNSVDYPEYSDAIRQEYAWVSEAEYIAARRQFLQGFLQRPGIYFTPLMLEFAEPSARNNIKKEIESLS, from the coding sequence ATGTCTACAGAAAACCTCACGCGTATCTTATTTTCTAATTGGCAACGCACACTGCAACCTTTTGGCGTTGACGAAGTAGCGGCTGATAAAGCCTTTAGTCACTTGGTTGCAGCTTACTCTACCAGCGATCGCTACTACCATACACTCAAACACATTCATCATGTCCTCAGCACAATTGAGATTTTACATGGCTACACAAACAACCTACCTGCTGTTCTACTTGGTGGCTGGTTTCACGATGTAGTTTATGACACTAAGGCTCAAGATAATGAAGAAAAAAGTGCAGACTATGCTTTTGAGTTGCTGAGTCATTTGGGCATTCCAGAAAGTACTGTAGCTACCGTCAGCCGCTTAATTCTGAACACTAAAAACCACCAAGCTGCCGCAGATGATTGTGATAGCCAAGTCCTAATTGATGCAGATTTAGCAATTTTGGCTACTAACTCAGTTGACTATCCAGAATACTCTGATGCCATTCGCCAGGAATATGCCTGGGTGTCAGAAGCAGAATATATCGCAGCCCGTCGGCAGTTTTTACAAGGATTTTTACAGCGGCCAGGTATCTACTTTACACCTTTAATGTTGGAATTTGCTGAACCATCTGCCCGCAATAATATTAAGAAAGAAATTGAGTCTTTAAGTTAA
- a CDS encoding NAD-dependent epimerase/dehydratase family protein, translating into MGKIIVTGVAGFIGSHLTETLLQQGEEVIGIDEFNDYYDPMLKYKNIAQLNRTPGFTLIEGNIQFLDWHKLLAGVDVVYHQAAQAGVRASWGKGFGSYTERNINATQVLLEAAKDAKNLKRLVFASSSSVYGDAETLPTHEGICPHPVSPYGITKLAAEFLCGLYHKNFGVPSVSLRYFTVYGPRQRPDMAFHKFFKSILQDEAIPIYGDGQQTREFTFVSDIIAANLAAAIAPEAVGEIFNIGGGSRVVLAEVLDTIEQIVGKPIKRNHIEKAMGDARHTAADISKAQKILGYQPQVSLREGLIQEWEWVKSLY; encoded by the coding sequence ATGGGTAAAATTATCGTCACTGGAGTCGCTGGTTTTATTGGTTCTCATCTAACAGAAACATTGCTGCAACAAGGAGAAGAAGTCATTGGAATTGATGAATTCAATGATTACTACGATCCGATGTTAAAGTATAAAAATATTGCACAGTTGAATAGAACGCCGGGCTTTACATTAATTGAAGGAAATATTCAGTTTTTAGATTGGCATAAACTCCTTGCAGGTGTTGATGTAGTTTATCATCAAGCGGCACAAGCAGGTGTAAGGGCGAGTTGGGGTAAAGGTTTTGGAAGTTACACAGAACGAAATATTAACGCTACACAAGTCTTGCTAGAAGCAGCTAAAGATGCTAAAAATCTCAAAAGGTTAGTGTTTGCCTCTTCGTCGAGTGTATATGGTGATGCGGAAACGTTACCTACACACGAGGGAATTTGTCCCCACCCAGTTTCTCCCTATGGCATTACGAAGCTAGCGGCTGAGTTTTTGTGTGGACTGTATCACAAAAACTTCGGTGTGCCATCTGTGTCATTGCGCTATTTCACAGTTTATGGCCCCAGACAACGCCCAGATATGGCATTTCATAAGTTTTTTAAGTCGATTTTGCAGGATGAGGCGATTCCAATTTACGGCGATGGACAGCAAACGCGAGAATTTACATTTGTTAGTGATATTATCGCCGCTAATTTAGCCGCAGCGATCGCACCTGAGGCGGTGGGAGAAATCTTTAATATTGGCGGCGGAAGTCGGGTAGTTTTAGCAGAAGTCTTGGATACAATTGAACAAATAGTTGGCAAACCAATCAAAAGAAACCACATAGAAAAAGCGATGGGAGACGCCCGTCACACTGCTGCTGATATATCTAAAGCTCAGAAAATTCTCGGATATCAGCCGCAAGTCTCCTTGAGAGAGGGTTTGATACAAGAATGGGAATGGGTGAAATCTTTGTACTAA
- a CDS encoding glycosyltransferase family 39 protein — MKKKLSVNLLTSASLFRFLIVILLVIGVCFRFVNLEKKLYWGDEVFTSLRISGYTRVELDKKLLDGDLVSVEDLHQYQYPNRQKTTADVIKGIVLEDSQILPLHVLMTRFWLQCFGNSVAVARSFSAFVSLFTFPCIYWLCKELFESSRIGWMAMGLVAISPVHVIYAQEARAYSLWIVAILISSAALLRAMRLKTKISWCIYAATLPLAFYSHILFCFVALGQVIYVVAIERFRLSKTLISFSVSFFAGAITFAPWFWIIYTHPQPEAVTWANVKQTFLTSAIRWSGIISRSFLDLGVSPSDPKAVQIALMPLILIILILIVYSIYFLCRRSSKKVWLFVLTLIGSVGFPLAVADFVFHKGYGTTRYTLPCVLGIQLACAYLFTTKITSIYLKNWQKKLWSLVLFMVVVTGILSCTISSQAIIWWNKNPERFQDYLKTANFVDQTEKPLIINDDSIAPLILGHLVDPKLTFQLVAPNELPKVTSGFSDVFLFKPSEFLKAGIEKIYNSKLQQINTSLWKITKSTET; from the coding sequence ATGAAAAAAAAATTATCAGTGAATCTTTTGACTTCAGCATCTTTGTTTCGTTTTTTAATTGTCATCCTATTAGTAATAGGTGTGTGTTTTCGTTTCGTTAATCTGGAGAAAAAATTGTATTGGGGTGATGAAGTTTTCACATCATTACGCATATCTGGATATACACGCGTAGAACTTGATAAAAAGTTACTTGATGGTGATTTAGTCAGTGTAGAAGATTTGCATCAATACCAGTATCCTAATCGTCAAAAAACCACAGCTGATGTAATTAAAGGCATAGTCTTAGAAGACTCGCAGATTTTGCCGCTACACGTCTTGATGACCCGATTTTGGTTACAGTGTTTTGGCAATTCTGTAGCAGTAGCGAGAAGTTTTTCAGCGTTTGTTAGTCTGTTTACCTTTCCTTGTATTTATTGGTTATGCAAAGAATTATTTGAGTCTTCACGAATAGGGTGGATGGCGATGGGGTTGGTAGCTATTTCACCCGTCCACGTCATATACGCACAAGAAGCACGAGCATACAGTTTATGGATAGTAGCCATTTTAATATCGAGCGCAGCACTACTACGAGCCATGCGCCTGAAAACAAAGATTAGTTGGTGCATTTATGCAGCAACATTACCACTAGCGTTTTATAGTCATATACTTTTTTGCTTTGTTGCTCTTGGACAGGTAATTTATGTAGTTGCAATCGAACGTTTCCGATTGAGCAAAACGTTGATTTCTTTCTCGGTTTCATTCTTTGCAGGGGCGATTACTTTTGCACCCTGGTTTTGGATTATTTATACCCATCCTCAGCCAGAAGCAGTAACTTGGGCAAATGTTAAACAAACATTCTTGACCTCAGCTATCAGGTGGTCTGGGATTATTAGTCGTTCCTTTCTTGATTTAGGGGTTAGTCCTAGCGATCCAAAAGCAGTTCAGATCGCTTTAATGCCTTTAATTTTAATTATTTTAATTCTAATAGTCTACTCAATTTATTTTCTCTGTCGAAGAAGTTCTAAAAAAGTTTGGTTATTTGTCTTAACCTTGATTGGGTCTGTAGGGTTTCCCCTCGCGGTGGCGGATTTTGTCTTTCATAAGGGATACGGTACCACTCGATATACCCTTCCCTGCGTTTTAGGTATCCAGTTAGCTTGTGCTTACCTATTTACTACTAAAATCACATCTATTTATCTTAAAAATTGGCAAAAAAAGCTGTGGTCACTTGTATTATTCATGGTAGTGGTCACCGGAATATTATCTTGTACTATCAGTTCTCAAGCCATTATATGGTGGAACAAAAATCCTGAAAGATTCCAAGATTATCTGAAAACTGCTAACTTTGTCGATCAAACTGAGAAACCACTTATAATCAACGACGATAGCATAGCTCCATTAATACTTGGTCATTTGGTCGATCCAAAACTGACATTTCAACTTGTAGCTCCAAATGAGTTACCAAAGGTTACTAGTGGATTTAGTGACGTATTCTTGTTCAAGCCTTCTGAGTTTTTAAAAGCTGGAATTGAGAAAATTTATAACTCAAAGTTACAACAGATAAACACATCACTCTGGAAAATAACAAAATCCACCGAAACGTAA
- a CDS encoding DUF2157 domain-containing protein, with product MSSPLDRPLKIEIRLPSSHPQLLEGLEIWLGLGLISDSQVRQLCREFLVCTVVLQPQVEAEPKVIFTTSDPVEQLPVGALQATSRRQPPETPTQPNFISTMLQSLGAELSVRWLLFLGVFLVVVSSGVLAASQWEKFPASGQYGVLFAYTLSFWGLSFWATRQNNLRLTAQTLLIVTLLLVPVNFWAMDSFGLWQNPLNWIVAAIACPTLTAITVLISKNRTIFPNLYTAKLPIVNILGLSYLHWGWQLRGFPLIAVYLAMIATTIITVVDNRYPQVENPGDRHNLSISLLATVIIYALIILLVRAIFVAGVNVTQLGLAIGICGWLVTWLAQQGRERAGGRGQGAGGDEEATVISPLSPSSPLLWERLGAILLLLGWLVSVINYPWQAIAVSGLGLWFLANRLGRYGLKVDFTAVFVIGLQTIWLFWRLVPDSLQKLAIATATQLTNSQNQPWALLGVALFPYVILMVALTDNLYRAQRRELAKFGELLTLLLGAFLTTIALVNPALRSLNLLFSTITLAIVTKRRSASSAPLIYLTHIIGVLTFCSIIYWSIPTLSRQIWATILLALMVAEWIFSLGNGLWRRSAWDMGLGLAAASFFLLWMNAESSWYGVADTRAYWGVIWLVTPIALTGVANATSIENRTITRYLSILAVGIAQLLTLQLPGTRLIGLAVGAGLMLINTRDLRNQVSAIITEGFILSFIGVLLWTGVPGLPRLAVAGWFVIGAIAIFSLWLIRTALRRRGNELALIYAAASDKWAIALCGYELFGLTLHSVLIYQGVTNSGFLYLAATGITLAGIVYRSWRQPTNWAFYGIGWCLELLTAQALGFGERSIIRMAIANIALGLLAQLVGEWWRRRHQLERLPSSFHILPIIYGVFSVFLRVNTFTEWTGLFSLGVALIIIGVGRRREDFKPLLYLGIIGVSISAYELLFYQMLQASGGALGDGLIAMSALGASIMYAYRILSPWLMGYLRLTPQELKGIADIHWAWSSCLLMAALAVPIGVNRLVGLGTGVFLIRYAIFQGKRSPQSTLATASSITIDEIWVYLGLLEAGFISILLYEMPIGRLFATQLLPWNGAIASVAAYFLYILPWETWGWSKRPWQQAAYVLPLLILWQTRLQIYPITLVLTAGFYIFLSIVGANIRFTYVSVALIDWALYRWFYDLNLRDALWYVTPIGLSLLYIAQVDTQLRLAESKTVRHSLRLLGSGLICGWAILFHQNTPWIPGIFSLIAIFAGLALRVRAFLYIGTATFLITTIYQSVIFSLQYSFLKWVVGLLLGILLIYIAANFETRRAQITALIRSTIDEFQSWE from the coding sequence ATGTCATCGCCCCTTGATCGTCCGCTAAAAATTGAAATCAGACTTCCGTCTTCCCATCCTCAGTTATTAGAAGGACTTGAGATATGGCTAGGTTTGGGTTTGATATCCGATTCCCAAGTTAGACAGCTATGCCGAGAATTTCTCGTTTGTACGGTGGTGTTACAACCCCAGGTTGAAGCTGAACCTAAGGTAATATTTACAACTTCAGATCCAGTAGAACAGTTGCCTGTAGGAGCTTTACAAGCTACTAGCCGTAGACAACCGCCAGAAACACCAACTCAACCCAACTTTATCAGTACAATGTTGCAGTCACTAGGGGCAGAATTGAGTGTCCGTTGGCTGCTTTTTCTAGGGGTATTTTTGGTAGTGGTGTCCTCTGGGGTACTGGCTGCTAGTCAATGGGAGAAATTTCCTGCTTCTGGACAGTATGGAGTTTTATTTGCTTATACTTTGAGTTTTTGGGGGTTAAGCTTTTGGGCGACTAGGCAAAACAACTTGAGATTGACAGCTCAGACATTACTGATCGTCACTCTTTTGTTAGTGCCAGTGAACTTTTGGGCTATGGATAGCTTTGGGTTATGGCAAAATCCTTTGAATTGGATTGTCGCTGCGATCGCCTGTCCTACCCTAACTGCTATTACTGTTTTAATCTCCAAAAATCGGACTATTTTTCCTAATTTATATACCGCTAAATTACCTATAGTAAATATTCTAGGGCTGAGTTATCTGCATTGGGGTTGGCAATTAAGGGGATTTCCCTTAATTGCCGTTTATCTGGCAATGATAGCTACAACCATCATTACCGTTGTCGATAATCGCTACCCACAGGTGGAAAATCCAGGCGATCGCCACAATTTAAGTATTAGTTTACTTGCTACAGTAATTATTTATGCTTTAATCATCCTGCTAGTGCGGGCAATTTTTGTTGCTGGCGTAAATGTCACCCAACTAGGCTTAGCCATTGGCATTTGCGGCTGGTTGGTGACTTGGTTAGCACAGCAGGGAAGGGAGAGGGCAGGGGGCAGGGGGCAGGGGGCAGGGGGAGATGAGGAAGCAACAGTAATATCCCCCTTATCTCCCTCATCCCCCCTACTCTGGGAAAGACTTGGTGCGATTTTACTCTTGCTGGGTTGGCTGGTTTCAGTAATTAATTATCCCTGGCAAGCTATAGCTGTGAGTGGTTTGGGTTTGTGGTTTTTAGCAAATCGCTTGGGGCGGTACGGGTTAAAGGTTGATTTCACAGCAGTTTTCGTCATTGGTTTACAGACAATTTGGCTCTTTTGGCGGTTAGTACCTGATAGCTTACAGAAATTGGCGATCGCTACTGCCACCCAACTCACAAATTCTCAAAATCAACCTTGGGCGTTGCTGGGTGTAGCCTTATTTCCCTACGTAATTTTGATGGTGGCGCTTACAGATAATTTATATCGCGCCCAAAGGCGAGAATTGGCCAAGTTTGGCGAACTACTTACCTTATTATTAGGAGCTTTTCTCACAACCATCGCTCTAGTCAATCCCGCCTTGCGATCGCTAAATCTGCTATTTTCCACCATCACCCTCGCCATTGTCACCAAACGGCGCTCTGCCTCATCCGCTCCTCTGATATACCTAACTCATATCATTGGCGTATTGACATTTTGCTCTATCATTTATTGGTCAATACCAACACTCAGTAGACAAATCTGGGCAACCATTTTATTGGCTTTGATGGTTGCAGAATGGATATTTAGCCTCGGAAATGGATTATGGCGACGCAGTGCATGGGACATGGGTTTAGGACTAGCCGCCGCTAGTTTTTTCCTCTTGTGGATGAATGCAGAATCATCTTGGTATGGTGTGGCTGATACCAGAGCTTATTGGGGAGTTATTTGGTTAGTTACGCCCATAGCTCTCACAGGAGTTGCCAATGCCACAAGTATAGAGAATCGCACTATTACCCGTTATTTAAGTATCTTGGCTGTGGGAATTGCCCAGTTACTTACTTTACAGCTACCAGGAACCAGATTAATCGGTTTGGCGGTGGGTGCGGGGCTAATGTTGATAAATACGCGGGATTTACGAAACCAAGTATCTGCGATCATCACGGAAGGATTTATTTTAAGTTTTATTGGAGTGCTGCTGTGGACGGGTGTGCCTGGTTTGCCTCGTCTGGCGGTGGCTGGTTGGTTTGTTATCGGAGCGATCGCCATTTTTAGTTTATGGTTAATCCGCACAGCACTGAGGCGGCGTGGTAACGAATTAGCACTTATCTATGCAGCCGCCAGCGATAAATGGGCGATCGCTTTGTGTGGTTATGAGTTGTTTGGTTTGACGCTGCACTCAGTGCTGATTTACCAAGGGGTGACTAATTCCGGATTTTTGTATTTAGCTGCCACTGGTATCACCTTGGCAGGCATTGTCTATCGCAGTTGGCGACAACCAACAAATTGGGCATTTTATGGCATTGGTTGGTGTTTGGAATTGTTGACAGCCCAAGCGTTAGGGTTTGGGGAGCGATCGATTATTAGGATGGCGATCGCAAATATCGCCTTGGGTTTACTTGCTCAGCTTGTGGGAGAGTGGTGGCGGCGACGACATCAATTAGAAAGGCTTCCTAGCAGCTTTCACATCCTGCCAATAATTTATGGTGTATTTAGTGTATTTTTGCGTGTAAACACCTTCACCGAGTGGACGGGTTTATTTTCCTTGGGTGTAGCTTTAATAATTATTGGTGTGGGGCGACGCCGTGAAGACTTTAAACCCCTGCTGTATTTAGGAATCATTGGCGTATCAATTTCTGCCTATGAACTTTTGTTTTATCAAATGTTACAAGCCTCAGGAGGAGCATTAGGTGATGGATTGATTGCCATGTCTGCCCTTGGCGCCAGTATTATGTATGCCTATCGCATTCTGTCGCCTTGGCTAATGGGCTACTTACGCTTAACTCCCCAAGAACTCAAAGGAATCGCTGATATTCACTGGGCTTGGAGTAGCTGCCTCTTAATGGCTGCCCTTGCTGTTCCCATTGGAGTTAACCGTTTAGTGGGATTAGGAACTGGGGTATTTTTGATTCGCTATGCGATTTTTCAGGGAAAGCGATCGCCCCAATCTACCTTGGCAACAGCGTCGAGTATAACAATAGATGAAATCTGGGTTTATCTGGGTTTGTTAGAGGCGGGCTTTATCAGTATTTTATTGTACGAAATGCCAATAGGAAGATTATTTGCTACACAATTACTTCCTTGGAATGGTGCGATCGCCTCTGTAGCAGCCTATTTTCTGTACATCTTACCTTGGGAAACTTGGGGTTGGTCTAAAAGACCTTGGCAACAAGCTGCATACGTTCTACCACTATTGATTTTATGGCAAACTAGGCTGCAAATTTATCCAATCACTTTGGTACTCACTGCTGGATTTTACATCTTCTTGAGCATTGTGGGTGCAAACATCCGTTTTACCTACGTTAGTGTAGCGTTGATTGATTGGGCGCTGTACCGTTGGTTTTATGACTTAAATCTGCGCGATGCTTTATGGTATGTAACACCAATTGGCTTATCACTACTTTATATTGCTCAAGTAGATACCCAACTGAGACTAGCAGAATCTAAAACAGTTCGTCATAGCCTCCGCTTGCTAGGCAGCGGTTTAATTTGTGGGTGGGCAATTTTGTTTCATCAAAACACGCCTTGGATACCGGGAATTTTTAGCCTCATCGCCATTTTTGCCGGATTAGCTTTGCGAGTGCGGGCTTTTCTCTACATTGGTACAGCCACTTTTTTAATTACTACTATCTATCAATCAGTAATCTTCAGCTTACAGTACTCTTTTTTAAAATGGGTTGTTGGCTTGCTACTTGGTATTTTACTGATTTATATCGCCGCCAATTTTGAAACCCGTCGCGCTCAAATAACTGCCCTCATTCGTAGCACCATTGATGAATTTCAATCATGGGAATAG
- a CDS encoding GNAT family N-acetyltransferase translates to MSNLVIKIAKIPEEFPAIAAIRKSVFQDEQGVDPALEFDGKDEISDHLIAYLDGKVVGTTRIRYLDDKTAKIERLAVLSTVRGQGIGKKIMENALSFLARKNIRKVVIHSQEYVKGLYQKLDFVEEGETFEEAGICHVKMIKKFS, encoded by the coding sequence ATGAGTAATTTAGTCATAAAAATTGCTAAAATACCTGAAGAATTTCCAGCGATCGCCGCAATTAGAAAATCTGTTTTTCAAGATGAACAAGGGGTAGATCCCGCTTTAGAGTTTGATGGCAAAGATGAAATCTCTGACCATTTAATAGCTTATTTAGATGGGAAAGTTGTGGGTACTACCAGAATTAGATATTTAGATGATAAAACTGCCAAGATAGAAAGACTTGCTGTTTTGTCTACAGTCAGAGGGCAAGGTATTGGTAAGAAAATCATGGAAAATGCACTCTCGTTTCTAGCTAGAAAAAATATTCGAAAAGTTGTAATTCATTCTCAAGAGTATGTCAAAGGTTTATACCAAAAATTGGACTTTGTAGAAGAAGGCGAAACATTTGAAGAAGCTGGTATTTGTCATGTAAAAATGATTAAAAAATTTTCCTAA
- the pruA gene encoding L-glutamate gamma-semialdehyde dehydrogenase produces MVLQVQTSTYEAKTQEIAKQLLAATQENRSFFASLRDQMRWDDKLLAWAMSNPGLRVQLFRFIDTLPALHSKSEIASHLQEYLGDESVELPSALKGMLNFANPDSVPGQVAATTVGTAVETLAHKYISGENIKQVIKTVERLRKEKMAFTIDLLGEAVITEAEAQSYLERYLELMQQLVEASKNWTVIPAIDEADGESLPKVQVSVKLTAFYSQFDPLDAKGSEERVSDRIRILLRRAKELGAAVHFDMEQYAYKDITLNILKKLLLEEEFRQRTDIGMTIQAYLRDSEEDVKNVISWLKQRGYPLTIRLVKGAYWDQETIKAAQKHWSQPVYNDKAATDANFETITQLLLENHQYVYSAIGSHNVRSHARAIAIAESLNVPRRRFELQVLYGMGDKVAKALVDRGYRVRVYCPYGELLPGMAYLIRRLLENTANSSFLRQNLENRPIEELLAAPSVKNAETENFPASERPPIPTSSSFFGAPDTDYAQEEGRRKATEAFQRVRQQLGRTYLPLINGEYVNTPQFVDSLNPSNFSEVVGKVGLISVEQAEQAMQAAKAAFPGWRKTPVGERARILRKAADLMEERRAELSAWMVLEVGKPVKEADGEVSEAIDFCRYYADEMERLDKGVIYDIPGETNRYIYQPRGIAVVISPWNFPLAIACGMTVAALVSGNCTLLKPAETSSVITAKLTEILIDAGFPKGVFQYVPGKGSQVGAYLVNHPDTHVIAFTGSQEVGCRIYADAATLKPGQKHMKRVIAEMGGKNAIIVDESADLDQAVVGVVQSAFGYSGQKCSACSRVIVLQPIYDAFVQRLVEATKSLNIGEAELPSTQVGPVIDANARDRIREYIEKGKAESQLALELPAPEHGYFIGPVIFSEVSPNAVISQQEIFGPVLAVIRVKDFQEALGVANGTNYALTGGLYSRTPSHIQQAQTEFEVGNLYINRTITGAIVARQPFGGFKLSGVGSKAGGPDYLLQFLEPRAITENIQRQGFAPIDGVD; encoded by the coding sequence GTGGTATTACAAGTACAAACAAGCACCTACGAAGCTAAAACCCAAGAAATTGCTAAACAACTTCTAGCAGCTACCCAAGAAAATCGTTCGTTTTTTGCTTCCCTGCGAGATCAAATGCGTTGGGATGATAAATTACTAGCTTGGGCAATGAGTAATCCTGGGTTGCGGGTGCAATTATTTCGGTTTATAGATACACTACCTGCTTTGCATAGTAAATCAGAAATTGCCTCTCATTTACAAGAATATTTAGGGGATGAGTCTGTAGAATTACCCTCAGCTTTGAAGGGAATGCTAAACTTTGCTAACCCCGATTCTGTACCAGGACAAGTTGCTGCCACAACCGTTGGTACAGCGGTTGAAACTCTTGCTCATAAATATATTTCTGGGGAAAATATTAAACAAGTCATCAAAACAGTTGAACGCCTGCGAAAAGAAAAAATGGCTTTCACCATTGATTTACTTGGTGAAGCGGTAATTACTGAAGCTGAAGCGCAATCTTATCTAGAACGCTATCTAGAATTAATGCAACAATTGGTGGAAGCATCGAAGAATTGGACAGTCATACCGGCGATTGATGAGGCAGATGGCGAATCCCTACCAAAAGTCCAGGTTTCTGTTAAGTTAACGGCGTTTTATTCGCAATTTGACCCATTAGATGCTAAAGGTAGTGAAGAACGAGTTAGCGATCGCATTCGTATTCTCTTACGTCGTGCCAAAGAATTAGGCGCAGCTGTGCATTTTGATATGGAACAGTATGCCTATAAGGACATAACTCTGAATATCTTGAAAAAACTTTTACTGGAAGAAGAGTTTCGGCAACGCACAGACATTGGCATGACAATCCAAGCATATTTGCGTGATAGCGAGGAAGATGTTAAAAACGTGATTTCTTGGTTAAAACAGCGCGGTTATCCCCTAACAATCCGTTTGGTGAAAGGCGCATATTGGGATCAAGAAACTATTAAAGCAGCACAGAAGCACTGGTCACAGCCAGTTTACAATGATAAAGCGGCAACTGATGCTAACTTTGAAACTATCACTCAGTTATTGCTAGAAAATCATCAATATGTTTATTCTGCCATTGGTAGCCATAATGTGCGATCGCACGCTCGTGCCATTGCTATAGCCGAAAGCTTAAATGTCCCCCGCCGTCGCTTTGAATTGCAAGTCCTCTACGGTATGGGTGATAAAGTCGCCAAGGCTTTGGTTGATAGGGGTTATCGGGTTAGAGTTTACTGCCCTTACGGTGAATTATTGCCTGGAATGGCATATTTGATTCGGCGATTGTTGGAAAATACCGCTAATAGTTCTTTCTTGCGACAAAATCTCGAAAATCGTCCGATTGAGGAACTCTTAGCAGCGCCATCTGTCAAAAACGCAGAGACTGAAAATTTCCCCGCGTCAGAGCGTCCTCCCATCCCCACGTCCTCTTCTTTCTTCGGTGCGCCGGATACGGATTATGCCCAGGAGGAGGGGAGAAGAAAGGCGACAGAAGCTTTCCAAAGGGTTCGTCAACAGTTGGGTAGAACTTATTTACCGTTGATTAACGGGGAGTATGTTAACACGCCGCAATTTGTTGATTCTCTCAATCCTTCTAATTTCAGCGAGGTAGTTGGGAAAGTCGGATTAATTAGTGTTGAACAAGCCGAACAGGCGATGCAAGCTGCGAAGGCGGCGTTTCCTGGGTGGCGCAAAACACCAGTTGGGGAACGCGCTAGGATTTTGCGAAAAGCGGCTGATTTGATGGAAGAACGCCGCGCTGAACTTTCCGCTTGGATGGTTTTGGAAGTTGGAAAACCCGTTAAGGAAGCTGATGGAGAGGTTTCTGAGGCGATAGATTTTTGTCGCTACTACGCTGATGAAATGGAACGGTTAGATAAAGGTGTGATTTACGACATACCCGGTGAGACTAATCGTTATATTTACCAGCCACGAGGAATTGCTGTGGTGATTTCTCCTTGGAATTTTCCGCTGGCGATCGCTTGTGGAATGACTGTTGCAGCTTTAGTTTCCGGCAATTGTACTCTCCTTAAACCTGCGGAAACATCTTCTGTAATTACCGCAAAACTCACAGAAATCTTGATCGATGCTGGTTTTCCTAAAGGTGTATTTCAATACGTACCTGGTAAGGGTTCCCAAGTCGGCGCTTATTTGGTAAATCATCCAGATACTCATGTAATTGCTTTTACTGGTTCTCAGGAAGTAGGGTGTAGAATTTACGCAGATGCAGCAACCCTCAAACCTGGACAAAAGCATATGAAGCGAGTAATTGCGGAAATGGGCGGTAAAAATGCAATTATTGTCGATGAAAGTGCTGATTTAGACCAAGCAGTTGTTGGGGTAGTGCAGTCAGCATTTGGTTACAGCGGACAAAAATGTTCTGCTTGTTCGCGGGTGATTGTGCTGCAACCGATTTATGATGCCTTTGTGCAGCGGTTGGTGGAAGCGACTAAATCTCTGAACATTGGGGAAGCAGAGTTACCTAGTACCCAAGTGGGGCCGGTAATTGATGCCAATGCCCGCGATCGCATCCGCGAGTATATTGAGAAGGGTAAGGCAGAATCACAACTAGCCTTGGAGTTACCAGCACCGGAACACGGATATTTTATCGGCCCTGTGATTTTTAGTGAGGTATCGCCAAATGCGGTAATTTCCCAGCAAGAAATTTTTGGGCCTGTGCTGGCGGTAATTCGCGTGAAAGATTTCCAGGAAGCTTTAGGAGTCGCTAACGGGACTAACTACGCCTTGACTGGAGGACTTTATTCTCGAACCCCTTCCCACATTCAGCAGGCACAAACAGAATTTGAAGTCGGGAATTTGTACATCAACCGCACTATCACAGGTGCTATAGTTGCACGGCAACCCTTTGGTGGATTCAAGCTTTCGGGAGTAGGTTCTAAAGCCGGAGGCCCTGATTATCTACTGCAATTCCTGGAACCACGGGCAATCACAGAAAATATTCAGCGTCAAGGTTTTGCACCAATTGACGGAGTTGATTAA